Proteins encoded within one genomic window of Puniceicoccales bacterium:
- a CDS encoding TraR/DksA family transcriptional regulator, translated as MANKKFSPKKSRGVNRDAIIEMVKNRRSSIIKHDNRGSNYFSMEDVMDIIQNRSKEGTGTVNNVKVQNKQKIVEKIRKESKNIVVSAAGIADILGFNPSTQKSKPEDKKAKNVPAKLKIHYDNLLILKEIIQHKLNNNEIPSKLLRKNGGFNPEFAFTMLPPGIEALHEIDAALDRIENNAFGICEITGEPISDERLAIFPFTRYSVEGKKEHERQIAVKEKIQYNGAFAEDIDGGFNLYDNETTEE; from the coding sequence ATGGCTAACAAAAAATTTTCACCAAAAAAGTCTAGAGGCGTAAACCGTGATGCTATTATCGAGATGGTTAAGAACCGACGCAGTTCTATAATCAAACACGATAACCGTGGGTCCAACTATTTTTCGATGGAGGATGTGATGGACATTATACAAAACAGATCCAAGGAAGGTACCGGAACGGTCAACAATGTAAAGGTACAGAATAAACAAAAAATTGTGGAAAAAATCAGGAAAGAAAGCAAAAACATCGTTGTGTCCGCCGCCGGCATCGCAGATATATTGGGCTTCAATCCTTCGACACAAAAAAGCAAACCCGAAGATAAAAAAGCCAAAAATGTGCCGGCAAAACTAAAGATCCATTATGATAACCTGTTGATACTCAAAGAAATAATACAACATAAATTGAATAATAATGAAATTCCAAGCAAACTATTACGGAAAAATGGTGGATTCAATCCAGAGTTTGCTTTTACGATGCTACCACCGGGCATCGAGGCTTTACACGAAATTGACGCAGCCTTGGACAGAATAGAAAACAATGCATTCGGCATCTGCGAAATAACCGGCGAACCCATATCAGACGAAAGGTTGGCGATTTTCCCCTTTACAAGATATTCGGTTGAAGGGAAAAAGGAACATGAACGGCAAATTGCAGTGAAAGAAAAAATACAGTACAATGGAGCATTTGCAGAAGACATCGATGGTGGATTTAATCTTTATGATAATGAAACCACAGAGGAATAA
- the lspA gene encoding signal peptidase II: MKPQRNNFCKFWTTLLILCTLDQTTKYLARTQCFGQCAFPITILENWIYFVPSFNTGAAWGMFSKNARALGMLGCLALVAIFLARKRLELFTNQYVFGAICGGIIGNIIDRLVFGCVTDFIDVNLQVYRWPTFNVADSAICIGVIYYAIKTHFKSTNNCQ, encoded by the coding sequence ATGAAACCACAGAGGAATAATTTTTGCAAATTCTGGACGACATTGCTCATTTTATGTACCTTAGATCAAACCACTAAATACCTAGCCAGGACCCAATGTTTTGGCCAATGTGCGTTTCCTATCACTATCTTGGAGAATTGGATATATTTCGTACCATCGTTTAATACCGGTGCCGCCTGGGGAATGTTCAGTAAAAACGCCCGGGCTCTTGGTATGCTTGGATGCCTGGCTTTGGTGGCAATTTTTTTAGCAAGAAAAAGGCTGGAACTTTTTACCAATCAATACGTCTTTGGTGCCATATGTGGAGGCATCATCGGCAATATCATCGATAGACTGGTGTTTGGATGCGTCACAGATTTCATAGACGTAAATCTGCAAGTATATAGATGGCCAACGTTTAACGTAGCAGACAGCGCCATATGCATCGGCGTGATTTATTACG